The proteins below come from a single Deinococcus radiodurans R1 = ATCC 13939 = DSM 20539 genomic window:
- a CDS encoding Hpt domain-containing protein produces MAHSELLESFREEAAEVLSGLEEGVTGLRTLSGAAGHAHDTPELAAHLGDLSVLAHRLRGSAALYGYAQLSTLASLQERLLDARPQLDREQHQEFLTLLEQVNAALRQGLSRLQAGGDDHDLGLLFARSGGATTLQRLLQQRPDAFQIRASRLHHAPPSDTPSETAEDAPAPLTVAQEVQAFVRDNAEVWEYFAPEVHEHLASLREQLGRGEDADLQVMFRAAHTIKGSAYMVGLPPLGDFAHGMEDLLGAAREGAVSLSSDVRGLLAEATDTIGDLLTVAAGADGAALPAQLTAVTARCARPTAVSRPRCRPCRRRLRLWLLSRPLLPPPRPASVCRRRASKG; encoded by the coding sequence ATGGCCCACAGCGAACTGCTTGAGAGCTTTAGAGAGGAGGCCGCCGAGGTCCTGAGCGGCCTGGAAGAGGGGGTCACCGGCCTGCGGACGCTGAGCGGGGCCGCCGGACACGCCCACGACACGCCGGAACTCGCCGCCCACCTGGGCGACCTGAGTGTGCTCGCCCACCGCCTGCGCGGGAGCGCCGCCCTGTACGGCTACGCGCAGCTCTCCACCCTGGCCTCGCTGCAAGAGCGGCTGCTCGACGCCCGCCCGCAACTCGACCGCGAGCAGCACCAGGAATTCCTGACCCTGCTCGAACAGGTCAACGCGGCGCTGCGCCAGGGCCTGAGCCGCTTGCAGGCCGGGGGCGACGACCACGACCTGGGGCTGCTCTTCGCCCGCTCGGGCGGGGCCACCACGTTGCAGCGTCTCCTCCAGCAGCGGCCCGACGCCTTCCAGATTCGGGCCTCGCGGCTGCACCATGCGCCGCCCAGTGATACTCCTTCCGAAACTGCTGAAGACGCCCCGGCGCCCCTCACGGTGGCCCAGGAAGTGCAGGCCTTCGTGCGCGACAACGCCGAGGTCTGGGAGTACTTCGCGCCCGAAGTGCACGAGCACCTCGCCAGCCTGCGCGAACAGCTCGGGCGCGGCGAGGACGCCGACCTCCAGGTGATGTTCCGCGCCGCCCACACCATCAAGGGCAGTGCGTACATGGTGGGCTTGCCGCCGCTGGGCGACTTCGCGCACGGTATGGAAGACCTGCTGGGCGCCGCCCGCGAGGGAGCGGTCAGCCTGAGCAGCGACGTGCGCGGCCTGCTCGCCGAGGCCACCGACACCATCGGCGACCTGCTGACGGTGGCCGCTGGCGCCGATGGCGCGGCGCTCCCCGCGCAACTCACCGCCGTCACCGCGCGGTGCGCTCGGCCCACAGCGGTGAGCAGACCCCGGTGCCGCCCATGTCGGCGGCGGCTCCGGTTGTGGCTCCTGTCCCGGCCCCTGCTCCCGCCGCCGCGACCAGCATCCGTGTGCCGGCGGCGCGCCTCGAAGGGCTGA
- a CDS encoding methyl-accepting chemotaxis protein encodes MTYAPDPAAAHPAAPARRDQPSPSSRSPRAGFLSRLSVGQKLLLSSLTLGLPLLGTGLALANGARQQQQLAVRAAETTQYYDQLLKVQRDLTALRAASNVRPSPAVLNELEQAANGLAAAPTLTPESRTVATAVGQQVMSVAEQLREHRLNPAQLDHLTTNILSGDLRDLFRRPARDGGLLTGGSFESQALATMISVRLPSDFLNLNTTTGDLSRLLTQERAAQGKTLSAEQRLQAQRLLLQGQSESGVLERDIEELFSNVPQAGVDLSPALTAALNTSRQMLAAAEAQLGQPLTPQTVNTLRRADEAQVEAQYAALRAINDSMSQSFGQLQQQATRRLALLLGGLALLLALVLLVNRALLRSILRPLEQLTSASKQLASGNLAVKLPVTSNDEFGTLATSFNEAATQLRASAERTEQERVEAQRLQNNIGQFLDVTMDIAEGDLTKRGVVTEDILGNVVDSINLMTDELAATLQQVQAASASVSGGSKQMLGTTEAIQQGAQLTAAEAQRVAEQVSQITATIRQMAQNAQTSAQTAREALLASQQGQEALQETLGGMQNIRREVQQVSKRIKTLGDRSLEIQEIVDTISQIARRTNLLALNASVEAAGAGDAGGRFGAVADEIRQLATTSAQATTRIAGLIKSVQAEVQDVIVEAEEGTREVEQGYRIAGSAGQRLQDIGELTERSAQLAESIAASTQEQVQSVERVNAAVQQIAEVAQRSESAVQQGRSTAQQLEDLARQLDTSLARFRLPEPGSA; translated from the coding sequence ATGACCTACGCTCCCGATCCCGCTGCCGCGCATCCGGCGGCCCCCGCACGGCGCGATCAGCCGTCTCCCTCCTCACGTTCCCCGCGCGCCGGTTTTCTCAGCCGCCTCAGCGTGGGCCAGAAGCTGCTGCTCAGCAGCCTGACCCTGGGCCTGCCGCTGCTCGGCACCGGCCTGGCGCTCGCCAACGGCGCCCGGCAACAACAGCAACTCGCCGTGCGGGCCGCCGAAACGACCCAGTACTACGACCAGTTGCTGAAAGTGCAGCGCGACCTGACCGCCCTGCGCGCAGCGAGCAATGTCCGGCCCAGCCCCGCCGTCTTGAATGAACTCGAACAGGCCGCGAACGGGCTGGCTGCGGCCCCCACCCTGACCCCGGAAAGCCGGACGGTCGCCACCGCCGTCGGTCAGCAGGTCATGTCGGTGGCCGAGCAGCTGCGCGAGCACAGGCTCAACCCGGCCCAGCTCGACCACCTGACGACCAACATTCTGTCCGGTGACCTGCGCGACCTGTTTCGTCGGCCCGCCCGCGACGGGGGGCTGCTGACCGGCGGGTCCTTCGAGTCGCAGGCGCTCGCCACCATGATTTCCGTACGCTTGCCCAGCGACTTTTTGAACCTCAACACGACGACGGGCGACCTGTCGCGCTTGCTGACCCAGGAGCGCGCCGCCCAGGGCAAAACCCTCAGCGCGGAGCAGCGACTTCAGGCCCAGCGGCTGCTGCTGCAAGGACAAAGCGAAAGCGGGGTGCTGGAGCGCGATATCGAGGAACTGTTCAGCAACGTGCCCCAGGCCGGCGTTGACCTGAGTCCGGCCCTGACTGCGGCCCTCAACACTTCCCGGCAGATGCTCGCCGCCGCCGAAGCGCAGCTGGGCCAGCCCCTTACCCCCCAGACGGTCAACACGCTGCGCCGCGCCGACGAAGCCCAGGTGGAGGCCCAGTACGCCGCGCTCCGGGCCATCAACGACAGCATGAGCCAGAGCTTCGGGCAGCTGCAACAGCAGGCCACCCGGCGCCTCGCCCTGCTGCTCGGCGGCCTGGCGCTGCTGCTCGCGCTGGTGCTGCTCGTCAACCGCGCCCTGCTGCGCTCGATTCTGCGCCCGCTGGAACAGCTTACCTCGGCGTCCAAGCAGCTCGCCAGCGGCAACCTCGCCGTCAAGCTGCCGGTGACCTCCAACGACGAGTTCGGCACCCTGGCGACGAGCTTCAACGAAGCCGCCACCCAGCTGCGCGCCAGCGCCGAGCGCACTGAGCAGGAGCGCGTGGAAGCCCAGCGGCTCCAGAACAACATCGGTCAGTTCCTCGACGTCACCATGGACATCGCTGAAGGCGACCTCACCAAGCGCGGCGTCGTCACCGAGGACATCCTCGGCAACGTCGTCGACTCCATCAACCTCATGACCGACGAACTCGCCGCCACCTTGCAGCAGGTTCAGGCCGCGTCCGCCTCCGTGTCCGGAGGCTCAAAGCAAATGCTCGGCACCACCGAAGCCATTCAGCAGGGCGCGCAGCTCACCGCCGCCGAGGCCCAGCGGGTGGCCGAGCAGGTCAGCCAGATCACCGCGACCATCCGTCAGATGGCGCAGAACGCCCAGACTTCTGCCCAGACGGCGCGTGAAGCGCTGCTCGCCTCGCAGCAGGGGCAAGAAGCGCTTCAGGAAACGCTGGGGGGGATGCAGAACATCCGGCGGGAAGTGCAGCAGGTGTCCAAGCGCATCAAGACATTGGGCGACCGCTCGCTCGAGATTCAGGAAATCGTCGATACCATCTCCCAGATCGCGCGGCGCACCAACCTGCTGGCGCTCAACGCCTCGGTGGAAGCGGCGGGCGCGGGCGACGCGGGCGGACGCTTCGGCGCCGTGGCCGATGAAATTCGTCAGCTCGCCACGACCTCAGCGCAGGCGACGACGCGCATCGCGGGGCTGATCAAGAGCGTGCAGGCCGAAGTGCAGGACGTGATCGTGGAAGCCGAAGAAGGCACCCGCGAAGTGGAGCAGGGCTACCGCATCGCCGGCAGCGCCGGGCAACGCCTACAGGACATCGGTGAACTGACGGAGCGCTCGGCGCAGCTCGCTGAAAGCATCGCGGCCTCGACCCAGGAGCAGGTGCAGAGCGTGGAGCGGGTGAACGCGGCGGTGCAGCAGATCGCCGAAGTGGCGCAGCGCTCGGAAAGCGCGGTGCAGCAAGGACGCAGCACGGCGCAGCAGCTCGAAGACCTCGCCCGTCAACTCGACACCAGCCTCGCCCGCTTCCGCCTGCCAGAGCCGGGCAGCGCGTAA